From the Leptolyngbya sp. O-77 genome, one window contains:
- a CDS encoding FHA domain-containing protein, whose translation MITLSLLHPVKQIPAQVWKFENESVIRIGRATDNNVILYSAVVSRHHVELRRVGANWEIVNLGTNGTYLDGKRITQVPLTDGAVIRLARSGPNIKIRLGSENSDDPPTTGLVSDRTVGQPASDLPQAPTEITRGRQDGDPDSPDAATKIHRPPAPGGVIPVPPHLQLPDPPT comes from the coding sequence GTGATTACCTTATCCCTTCTGCATCCGGTCAAGCAGATTCCAGCCCAGGTTTGGAAGTTTGAAAATGAGTCGGTGATTCGCATTGGGCGAGCGACCGATAATAACGTGATTCTCTACAGCGCTGTCGTGTCTCGCCATCATGTAGAGCTGCGTCGGGTTGGCGCAAATTGGGAAATTGTCAACTTGGGCACAAACGGCACCTACCTGGACGGCAAGCGAATTACGCAAGTTCCACTGACGGATGGTGCAGTGATTCGGCTGGCTCGCTCTGGGCCCAATATCAAGATTCGCTTGGGTAGTGAGAACAGTGATGATCCGCCCACGACGGGGCTGGTGAGCGATCGCACGGTTGGGCAACCTGCCTCTGATTTGCCCCAAGCCCCAACCGAAATCACCCGAGGTCGGCAGGACGGCGATCCGGACTCTCCCGATGCAGCGACTAAAATTCATCGCCCCCCTGCTCCTGGCGGGGTAATTCCAGTACCGCCCCATTTGCAGTTGCCCGATCCGCCGACTTGA
- a CDS encoding FHA domain-containing protein produces the protein MIVCPNCNHQNPDGAVQCEACYTPLPTMMSCPNCGAAVQSDASFCGQCGFNLRAAVAAGPEVSTPTVAPDFAIPDLPAVEPLVPPDPLPITPPIAATPDSSATSGVSPISELPPPPPPPVTPPVAPPSPVTPPVAVLPVASPTASLGPTQLQTQRASLLHVQTNQVVELPQSLPVIHIGKPNDRIPPDIDVSGFPSSEIVSRVHADIRVEGDAYYLEDVGSSNGTYVNNMPLPMGNRHRLRPGDRISLGKGDRVTFLFQLS, from the coding sequence ATGATTGTTTGTCCGAATTGCAACCATCAAAATCCCGACGGGGCGGTGCAGTGTGAAGCCTGCTACACGCCGCTGCCCACGATGATGAGTTGTCCCAATTGCGGGGCTGCGGTTCAGTCCGATGCTAGCTTTTGTGGACAGTGTGGGTTTAACCTGCGGGCGGCTGTGGCAGCGGGGCCAGAGGTATCCACGCCAACGGTCGCGCCTGACTTTGCAATTCCCGATTTGCCAGCGGTAGAACCCTTGGTTCCACCCGATCCATTGCCAATTACGCCGCCGATTGCAGCAACACCGGATTCGTCTGCAACTTCGGGCGTTTCGCCCATTTCTGAACTTCCGCCACCGCCGCCACCACCTGTCACGCCGCCCGTTGCGCCGCCATCGCCTGTCACGCCGCCCGTCGCAGTGCTGCCAGTAGCTAGTCCGACTGCTTCCTTGGGGCCGACCCAACTCCAGACACAGCGGGCCAGTTTGCTGCATGTGCAGACCAATCAGGTGGTGGAACTGCCCCAATCGCTGCCTGTGATTCATATTGGCAAACCCAACGACCGGATTCCGCCGGATATTGATGTGTCTGGTTTTCCTAGTTCGGAAATTGTGTCGCGGGTTCATGCCGATATCCGGGTGGAGGGCGATGCCTATTACCTGGAAGATGTAGGCAGTTCTAACGGAACCTATGTGAACAATATGCCGCTGCCGATGGGCAATCGCCATCGCTTACGTCCGGGCGATCGCATCTCGCTGGGCAAGGGCGATCGCGTGACGTTTCTGTTCCAGCTTTCCTAA
- a CDS encoding S1 RNA-binding domain-containing protein: MSFSSDDFAKALEQHDYAFQKGQIVRGKAYSYESDGAYVDIGGKSAAFLPLEEASLRRISNVSEVLPLQEEREFLIVREQDADGQVTLSLRQLELRQIWTQFAEMQEENKTIQVRVNGFNKGGVTVDAMGLRGFIPRSHLSERENLESLIGKSMTVAFIEVNSTTKKLVLSQRLAAQAASFSQIVEGQLISGKVSGIKPFGVFVDFDGATGLLHINQISKNYISSLGDLFQLGQPIRALVNEVDEVKRRISLSTKPLENYPGEMLENMAAVMAEAEARAQKLQQSAASAIAPEQADSSVEPTDEAVEEPVASHDSPPDEAAE, encoded by the coding sequence TTGTCGTTTTCCAGTGATGACTTTGCCAAAGCCCTAGAACAGCACGACTATGCGTTTCAGAAGGGACAAATCGTGCGGGGCAAGGCCTACAGCTATGAATCGGACGGAGCTTATGTCGATATTGGCGGCAAGTCCGCTGCGTTTTTGCCGCTAGAGGAAGCGTCTTTGCGGCGCATCAGCAATGTGTCGGAAGTGCTGCCGCTGCAAGAGGAGCGAGAGTTTCTCATCGTGCGAGAGCAGGATGCCGATGGCCAGGTGACGCTATCGCTGCGCCAGCTCGAACTGCGCCAGATCTGGACACAGTTTGCCGAAATGCAGGAAGAAAACAAGACGATCCAGGTGCGGGTGAACGGGTTTAACAAAGGCGGCGTGACGGTCGATGCGATGGGGCTGCGGGGCTTTATTCCGCGATCGCACCTGAGCGAGCGAGAGAACCTGGAGTCTCTGATTGGCAAGTCGATGACGGTGGCCTTTATCGAGGTGAACTCGACCACCAAAAAGCTGGTGCTGTCGCAGCGACTTGCTGCTCAAGCCGCTAGCTTTAGCCAGATTGTGGAGGGTCAACTGATTAGCGGTAAGGTGTCGGGTATCAAGCCTTTTGGCGTGTTTGTGGATTTTGACGGCGCGACGGGGCTGCTCCACATTAATCAGATCAGCAAGAACTACATCTCGTCCCTTGGCGACCTGTTTCAGCTAGGGCAGCCTATCCGGGCGCTGGTGAACGAGGTGGATGAAGTCAAGCGGCGCATTTCGCTGTCTACCAAGCCGCTAGAAAACTATCCGGGTGAAATGCTGGAAAACATGGCGGCGGTGATGGCCGAGGCCGAGGCTCGTGCCCAAAAGCTTCAGCAATCAGCCGCCAGCGCGATCGCCCCTGAACAGGCAGATAGCAGCGTCGAACCGACTGACGAAGCGGTGGAGGAGCCGGTCGCATCGCACGACTCACCCCCAGACGAAGCGGCTGAATAA
- the tatC gene encoding twin-arginine translocase subunit TatC has translation MTAPTETDLATQNGLNAAAAPRRSPAVDVQTDDVADLDVEMSLFDHLEELRMRIFYALIAIVVGVVICFCFVNPIVQLLEVPAQGVKFLQLSPGEYFFVSLKVAGYSGLLIASPFVLYQIIQFVLPGLTRKERRIIGPIVLGSSFLFVGGLVFAYVALIPAALNFFINYGADVVEQLWSIDRYFEFVLLLLFSTGLAFQIPVIQVLLGILGLVTSNQMLSGWRYVVLGGAVLGAVLTPSTDPVTQSLLAGAVLSLYFGGTGMVKLLGR, from the coding sequence ATGACTGCCCCGACGGAAACCGACCTCGCTACCCAGAACGGACTGAACGCTGCTGCCGCCCCTAGGCGATCGCCCGCTGTGGATGTGCAGACAGATGACGTTGCCGATCTAGATGTAGAAATGTCCCTGTTCGACCATTTGGAAGAACTGCGGATGCGAATTTTCTATGCCCTGATCGCAATCGTGGTAGGCGTGGTGATTTGCTTCTGCTTTGTCAATCCCATTGTGCAGCTTCTGGAAGTGCCTGCTCAAGGGGTCAAGTTTCTCCAGCTTTCGCCAGGGGAATATTTTTTCGTGTCCCTAAAAGTAGCGGGCTATAGTGGTCTGCTGATTGCCAGCCCGTTTGTGCTGTACCAGATTATTCAATTCGTGCTGCCAGGGCTGACACGCAAAGAGCGACGCATCATCGGCCCCATCGTTCTTGGCTCTAGCTTTCTGTTTGTCGGTGGGTTGGTGTTTGCCTATGTGGCGCTAATTCCGGCAGCCCTGAACTTTTTTATTAACTATGGCGCGGATGTTGTAGAACAACTCTGGTCGATCGACCGCTATTTCGAGTTTGTGCTGCTGCTGTTGTTCAGCACGGGGCTGGCGTTCCAGATTCCGGTGATTCAGGTTTTGTTGGGAATCTTGGGGCTGGTCACATCTAACCAAATGCTGTCGGGCTGGCGCTATGTGGTGCTAGGCGGTGCGGTGTTGGGTGCAGTGCTAACGCCTTCTACCGACCCAGTGACGCAGAGCTTGCTGGCCGGAGCCGTGCTGAGTCTTTACTTTGGTGGCACCGGCATGGTGAAGCTGCTGGGTCGATAG
- a CDS encoding DUF3067 family protein, with translation MTGEELHQLLLTKWSRSFDVQLRKVQGKVLFQVMWKYLEQVSFPMTEDEYLEHLDEVANYLTALGSAERVQQFIEQTTEKPRLGKAVSYPIDLGDRASEWMI, from the coding sequence ATGACTGGCGAGGAACTGCATCAGCTATTACTGACCAAATGGAGCCGATCCTTTGATGTGCAGCTACGGAAGGTGCAGGGAAAGGTGTTGTTTCAGGTGATGTGGAAGTACCTGGAGCAGGTGTCCTTTCCAATGACAGAGGATGAGTATCTAGAGCATCTCGACGAAGTAGCAAATTACCTCACCGCTCTGGGCAGCGCCGAACGAGTCCAGCAATTCATCGAGCAGACAACCGAAAAGCCTCGTCTGGGGAAGGCTGTAAGCTATCCGATTGATTTGGGCGATCGCGCTTCGGAGTGGATGATTTAG
- the petC gene encoding cytochrome b6-f complex iron-sulfur subunit: MTQASGTPDVPDLGRRQFMNLLTFGAATGTVLGMLYPVVRYFIPPSSGGAGGGVIAKDALGNDVVLKDFLATHAVGERVLAQGLKGDPTYLVVEDAGAIASYGINAVCTHLGCVVPWNASENKFICPCHGSQYDATGKVVRGPAPLSLALVHTDITEDGKIAMTPWTETDFRTGDAPWWS; this comes from the coding sequence ATGACTCAAGCTTCTGGAACGCCTGATGTGCCCGATTTGGGCCGGCGGCAGTTTATGAATCTTCTTACTTTTGGGGCGGCCACGGGCACGGTGTTGGGAATGCTGTATCCCGTCGTGCGGTACTTCATTCCTCCCTCCAGCGGCGGCGCAGGCGGCGGCGTGATAGCCAAAGATGCCCTGGGCAACGATGTGGTGTTGAAAGATTTTTTGGCGACCCATGCGGTGGGTGAGCGCGTGCTGGCGCAAGGGCTAAAGGGCGACCCGACCTATTTGGTGGTAGAAGACGCTGGGGCGATCGCCAGCTACGGCATCAACGCCGTTTGTACCCACCTGGGCTGCGTCGTTCCCTGGAACGCCAGCGAAAATAAATTTATTTGCCCCTGCCACGGTTCTCAATACGATGCAACGGGCAAGGTGGTGCGCGGGCCGGCTCCGCTCTCGCTGGCGCTGGTGCATACCGACATTACTGAAGACGGCAAGATTGCCATGACCCCCTGGACAGAAACCGACTTCCGCACGGGCGATGCCCCTTGGTGGTCTTAA
- the petA gene encoding cytochrome f: MTALIRGLMVAVLTLAVLVSSDALLPQSAAAYPFWAQQNYANPREATGRIVCANCHLAAKPAEIEVPQAVLPDSVFKAVVKIPYDHSVQQVQADGSKGPLNVGAVLILPEGFTIAPEDRIPEEMKDEVGPSYLFQPYAEDKQNIVLVGPLPGDQYEEIVFPVLSPDPTTNKSVAFGKYSVHLGANRGRGQVYPTGEKSNNAVYNASAAGVITAIAKADDGSAEVKIRTEDGTTVVDKIPAGPELIVSEGEEVASGAALTNNPNVGGFGQKDTEIVLQSPNRIKGLIAFLAAITLTQILLVLKKKQVERVQAAEMTF; the protein is encoded by the coding sequence GTGACCGCTCTGATTCGAGGGCTGATGGTGGCGGTGCTAACGCTAGCGGTGCTGGTGTCGAGCGATGCCCTGCTGCCTCAGTCCGCTGCTGCCTATCCCTTCTGGGCACAGCAAAACTACGCCAATCCTCGCGAAGCCACGGGTCGCATCGTCTGCGCCAACTGTCACCTGGCCGCCAAGCCTGCCGAGATCGAGGTGCCTCAGGCGGTGCTTCCGGATTCTGTGTTTAAGGCCGTGGTGAAAATTCCCTACGATCATTCTGTGCAGCAGGTGCAGGCCGATGGGTCTAAGGGCCCGCTGAACGTGGGGGCTGTGCTAATCCTTCCGGAGGGCTTCACCATTGCGCCGGAAGACCGGATTCCTGAAGAGATGAAGGACGAGGTTGGCCCTAGCTACCTGTTCCAGCCCTACGCCGAGGATAAGCAAAATATCGTGCTGGTGGGGCCGCTACCAGGTGACCAGTACGAGGAAATCGTTTTCCCGGTGCTGTCGCCTGACCCCACCACGAATAAGAGCGTTGCCTTTGGCAAATACTCGGTTCACTTGGGCGCAAACCGGGGTCGCGGACAGGTCTATCCCACGGGTGAAAAGAGCAACAATGCCGTTTACAATGCCTCAGCGGCGGGCGTGATTACGGCGATCGCCAAAGCAGACGACGGCAGCGCTGAGGTCAAGATCCGCACCGAAGATGGTACGACCGTGGTGGACAAAATCCCTGCGGGCCCAGAGCTAATCGTTTCTGAAGGCGAAGAAGTCGCCAGTGGGGCTGCACTGACCAATAACCCCAACGTCGGCGGTTTTGGTCAAAAGGACACCGAAATCGTGCTGCAAAGCCCGAACCGTATTAAAGGTCTGATTGCATTCCTGGCAGCAATTACGCTGACTCAAATTCTGCTGGTGCTGAAGAAGAAGCAGGTCGAGCGCGTCCAGGCTGCTGAAATGACCTTCTAA
- a CDS encoding transporter substrate-binding domain-containing protein produces MKRLKFLFTAFLTALLTITLVTACNSSTPTAGGDAGRTLTMATSADYPPYEFIDTSSGSQEIVGFDVDIAKYITSKLGFDLKIDNIDFNALIPTLQSKRADFVMAGMTPTEERKQNVDFSQIYYEAKNAIVSKSGAGLTSAASLSGKTLGVQLGSIQEQAAKEFQRVNVKALNRINEMIQELKAGRIDAILMEDTVAKGYIASNPDLEMNVLPNEGESGSAIAFPKGSELLGQFDPIISEMKSNGELEKLIVKWFGSDTPAS; encoded by the coding sequence ATGAAGCGACTCAAGTTCTTGTTCACGGCCTTTTTGACGGCCCTGTTGACAATTACACTGGTGACCGCCTGCAACTCCAGCACCCCCACTGCGGGCGGCGACGCTGGCAGAACATTGACTATGGCCACCTCTGCGGACTATCCCCCCTACGAGTTCATTGACACGTCGAGCGGCAGCCAGGAAATCGTTGGCTTTGATGTCGATATCGCCAAATACATCACCAGCAAGCTAGGTTTCGATCTCAAAATTGACAACATTGACTTCAATGCCTTAATTCCAACCCTCCAGTCGAAGCGGGCTGATTTTGTGATGGCGGGCATGACCCCAACAGAGGAGCGCAAGCAAAACGTTGATTTTTCTCAGATTTATTACGAAGCCAAGAATGCAATTGTGTCTAAGTCTGGCGCGGGCTTGACCAGTGCTGCAAGCTTGAGCGGCAAAACTCTGGGTGTGCAGTTGGGTTCGATTCAAGAGCAAGCTGCTAAAGAGTTTCAGCGTGTGAATGTTAAGGCTTTGAACCGGATCAATGAGATGATTCAGGAGCTAAAGGCCGGACGGATTGATGCCATTTTGATGGAGGACACGGTTGCCAAAGGCTACATAGCATCTAACCCCGACTTGGAGATGAATGTCCTCCCTAATGAGGGCGAATCTGGTTCGGCGATCGCCTTCCCCAAAGGCTCTGAACTGCTCGGCCAGTTTGACCCCATCATTTCGGAAATGAAGTCCAACGGCGAGTTAGAGAAGCTAATCGTTAAGTGGTTTGGTAGCGACACACCCGCTTCCTAG
- the rsmH gene encoding 16S rRNA (cytosine(1402)-N(4))-methyltransferase RsmH, with protein MATGPPPDEADGKVLHSDSPAADRLAADPTSGAIAPPHITSEPAFHHIPVLGAEVLTGLAVKPGGRYLDATAGGGGHSRLILKAAPDTQIVALDQDEQAIAAIRANLAEFGDRVSICHTNFSAYDPGEVRFDGILADLGVSSVQFDRGDRGFSFRHTAPLDMRMNRQQSLTAADIINTWDEVELANLFYRYGEERLSRRIAHRIVEQRPFETTTELAEAIARSVPPAYRHGRIHPATRVFQSLRIAVNDELKVLETFLNIAPDWLAPNGRLVIISFHSLEDRLVKHALRATPALRVITKKPVQPTDAELSANPRARSAKLRVAERIAEATPASPPKLNR; from the coding sequence ATGGCTACTGGCCCACCGCCGGATGAGGCGGACGGGAAGGTTTTGCACAGCGACTCCCCAGCGGCAGACCGTTTAGCCGCAGACCCGACTAGCGGGGCGATCGCCCCGCCACACATTACGTCTGAACCCGCCTTTCACCATATTCCCGTGCTGGGCGCGGAGGTGCTGACGGGGCTGGCGGTCAAACCTGGCGGGCGCTATCTGGACGCAACAGCCGGCGGCGGCGGCCACAGTCGGCTGATCCTTAAAGCAGCGCCCGACACGCAGATTGTGGCCCTGGATCAAGACGAGCAGGCGATCGCCGCGATTCGGGCTAACTTGGCAGAGTTTGGCGATCGCGTCTCGATTTGCCATACCAACTTTTCGGCTTACGATCCGGGCGAGGTGAGATTCGATGGCATCCTGGCAGATTTGGGCGTGAGTTCGGTGCAGTTCGACCGGGGCGATCGCGGCTTTAGCTTTCGCCACACGGCCCCCCTCGATATGCGGATGAACCGCCAGCAGTCCCTGACCGCCGCCGACATCATCAACACCTGGGATGAAGTCGAGTTGGCCAACCTGTTTTATCGCTACGGCGAGGAGCGGCTATCGCGTCGCATTGCCCACCGCATCGTGGAACAGCGCCCGTTTGAGACGACGACAGAACTGGCAGAGGCGATCGCCCGCAGCGTTCCCCCCGCCTATCGACACGGGCGCATTCACCCCGCCACTCGCGTCTTCCAGTCCCTCCGCATCGCCGTCAACGACGAACTCAAGGTCTTAGAAACGTTTCTAAACATCGCACCAGACTGGCTTGCGCCGAATGGAAGATTGGTCATTATCAGCTTCCATAGCCTGGAAGATCGACTCGTCAAACACGCCCTTCGAGCCACACCCGCCCTGCGCGTCATCACCAAAAAGCCCGTCCAGCCTACCGATGCAGAGTTATCGGCCAATCCCCGTGCTCGCTCGGCCAAGCTGCGCGTTGCAGAGCGAATTGCAGAAGCAACGCCAGCATCACCGCCAAAACTCAACCGCTAA
- a CDS encoding neutral zinc metallopeptidase produces the protein MRPSRGVVGGGLGALLLALLVALLGGDPSMVLNQSPVYEGPAQVAPTPPQDDKAAAFVSTVLGYTEDTWSQIFREKGSKYVEPKLVLFSGVVNSGCGTAQASMGPFYCPLDQKVYLDMSFYNDMQRRLGAGGDFAYAYVIAHEVGHHVQNLLGISDQVQSAQRRVSKTQANQLSVRLELQADCFAGVWANRTHQAQQILEKGDVEEALNAAAAIGDDRLQKQAQGYAVPDSFTHGTSAQRVRWFTQGIKTGDVNQCNTFEATTL, from the coding sequence ATGAGACCCTCTCGCGGCGTGGTTGGCGGTGGGCTGGGGGCTTTGCTGCTGGCTCTGCTGGTGGCGCTGCTGGGGGGCGATCCGTCAATGGTGCTGAACCAGTCTCCTGTGTACGAGGGCCCAGCCCAGGTCGCCCCCACTCCCCCGCAAGACGACAAAGCAGCCGCCTTCGTTTCGACGGTTTTGGGCTACACCGAAGATACCTGGTCGCAGATCTTCCGCGAAAAAGGCTCAAAGTATGTTGAGCCAAAGCTGGTGCTGTTTTCAGGCGTGGTGAATTCGGGCTGCGGCACAGCGCAGGCCTCGATGGGGCCCTTTTACTGCCCGCTGGATCAAAAAGTCTACTTGGACATGAGCTTTTATAACGACATGCAGCGTCGGCTGGGGGCGGGGGGCGATTTTGCCTACGCCTACGTGATTGCCCATGAGGTGGGGCATCATGTGCAAAACCTGCTGGGCATTTCCGACCAAGTGCAGTCTGCACAGCGCCGTGTCAGCAAAACCCAAGCTAATCAGCTTTCGGTTCGGCTAGAGCTTCAGGCGGATTGCTTCGCAGGCGTGTGGGCAAATCGAACCCACCAGGCTCAGCAGATTTTGGAGAAGGGCGATGTGGAAGAAGCGCTCAATGCCGCTGCTGCCATTGGTGACGATCGCCTCCAGAAGCAAGCCCAGGGCTACGCGGTTCCCGATTCCTTCACCCACGGCACCTCAGCACAGCGCGTCCGCTGGTTTACCCAAGGAATCAAGACGGGCGACGTGAATCAGTGCAATACGTTTGAGGCGACGACGCTTTAG
- a CDS encoding Lin0512 family protein: MTRKRFIIEMGMGIDQHGQDPTVAAARAVRNAIAHNALPGIWEVAGLNHPDEMLVEVQIGVPYPDQVRQAEVLAVLPFGQKRLILESGGMVVQGRAIPELDDKNDEMLIAVAAVTVWV, translated from the coding sequence ATGACCCGAAAACGCTTCATCATCGAAATGGGCATGGGGATCGACCAGCACGGACAAGACCCGACGGTTGCCGCAGCGCGGGCCGTGCGAAATGCGATCGCCCACAATGCCCTTCCCGGTATCTGGGAAGTCGCGGGTCTCAACCACCCCGATGAAATGCTCGTCGAAGTGCAGATCGGCGTGCCCTATCCAGATCAAGTGCGGCAGGCAGAAGTGCTGGCAGTGCTTCCCTTTGGACAAAAACGCCTGATCTTGGAATCCGGCGGCATGGTGGTTCAAGGACGAGCCATTCCAGAACTCGACGACAAAAACGACGAAATGCTAATTGCCGTGGCCGCCGTCACCGTTTGGGTGTAA
- the xdhA gene encoding xanthine dehydrogenase small subunit codes for MTQQLETQLAITINGDRVRLKDIPLTTTLLDFLRLTGRVGTKEGCGDGDCGACTVAIVGTSVDGKPNYQAVNSCLIPLGSVVGREVITVEGVANGKLHPVQEAMVKLGGSQCGYCTPGFIMSMFAAYYDGKLDDVAVEGNLCRCTGYLPIRRAAQAAAAETPCDHFSEHLTEADADLLPYSFTGDGQFYRPTQLQEVLELLRDHADATLVAGATDLGLELQRREFPVLISLEAVAELKTLVQTDEFVEIGAAVPLSHIESQLHGVFPCMDEMIHWFAARQVRNRATLGGNIGTASPIGDLPPVLLALDAELKLVSLAGDRWLPLSQFFKGYRQTDLQPGEVIAAVKIPKSITPGATQRLTQSYKIGKRGTDDISIVAAAYVVDLDSEKRVIHARLGYGGVAATPARATAVEEFLVGKPWSMDTVQQAKPMLYSAFTPLTDLRGSADYRKMLVANLFEKFFVEFAAAAGVEV; via the coding sequence GTGACACAGCAACTTGAAACCCAACTGGCGATTACCATCAATGGCGATCGCGTCCGCCTTAAGGACATTCCCCTGACGACGACCCTGCTCGACTTTTTGCGGCTGACGGGGCGCGTCGGCACCAAGGAAGGCTGCGGCGATGGCGACTGTGGAGCCTGCACCGTGGCGATCGTCGGCACTAGCGTAGACGGCAAACCCAACTATCAAGCGGTGAATAGCTGCCTGATTCCGCTCGGCTCGGTGGTCGGTCGCGAGGTGATCACGGTGGAAGGCGTGGCGAATGGCAAGCTGCATCCCGTCCAGGAAGCGATGGTGAAGTTGGGCGGTTCCCAGTGCGGCTACTGCACGCCGGGATTCATCATGAGTATGTTCGCAGCCTACTACGACGGCAAGCTGGATGATGTGGCGGTGGAGGGGAATCTCTGTCGCTGCACGGGCTATCTGCCGATTCGCCGGGCCGCGCAGGCTGCTGCTGCCGAAACGCCCTGCGACCACTTCAGTGAACATCTGACGGAAGCCGATGCCGACCTGCTGCCCTACAGCTTCACGGGCGACGGTCAGTTCTATCGCCCGACGCAGCTTCAGGAAGTGCTGGAACTGCTGCGCGACCATGCCGACGCGACGCTGGTGGCGGGCGCAACCGACCTGGGGCTGGAGCTTCAGCGGCGCGAGTTTCCGGTGCTGATTTCTCTGGAAGCGGTGGCAGAACTGAAAACGCTGGTGCAAACTGATGAGTTTGTGGAAATCGGCGCGGCGGTTCCCCTCAGCCACATCGAAAGCCAACTCCACGGCGTGTTTCCCTGCATGGATGAGATGATTCACTGGTTTGCGGCGCGGCAGGTGCGGAACCGGGCGACGCTGGGCGGCAACATCGGCACCGCCTCCCCGATTGGCGATTTGCCACCCGTGCTGCTGGCGCTGGATGCGGAGCTAAAGCTGGTGAGCCTGGCGGGCGATCGCTGGTTGCCGCTCTCCCAGTTCTTCAAGGGCTACCGCCAGACCGACTTGCAACCCGGTGAAGTCATCGCCGCCGTGAAAATTCCCAAGAGCATCACGCCAGGAGCAACGCAGCGCCTCACCCAGTCCTACAAAATCGGTAAGCGCGGTACGGACGACATCAGCATTGTGGCGGCGGCCTACGTGGTGGATTTGGACAGTGAGAAGCGAGTGATTCATGCGCGGCTGGGCTATGGCGGCGTAGCGGCGACTCCGGCACGGGCGACGGCTGTGGAAGAGTTTCTGGTAGGCAAACCCTGGAGCATGGACACGGTGCAACAAGCCAAACCTATGCTCTATAGCGCCTTTACGCCGTTAACCGATCTGCGGGGCAGCGCCGACTATCGCAAGATGCTAGTGGCCAATTTGTTTGAAAAGTTCTTTGTCGAGTTTGCAGCAGCAGCGGGGGTGGAAGTATGA